A genomic window from Equus asinus isolate D_3611 breed Donkey chromosome 25, EquAss-T2T_v2, whole genome shotgun sequence includes:
- the EIF2D gene encoding eukaryotic translation initiation factor 2D isoform X2 has product MFAKAFRVKSNTAIKGSDRRKLRADVTAAFPALGTDQVSELVPGKEEFNTVKLYAHRGDAVTVYVSGGNPILFELEKNLYPTVYTLWSYPDLLPTFTTWPLVLEKLVGGADLMLPGLVVPPAGLPQVQRGDLCAIALVGNRAPVAIGVAAMSTAEMLTSGLKGRGFSVLHTYQDHLWRSGDKSSPPSIAPLALDPLDLSEEKGSVQADPTLQEDMRRLTLEGEEEESGEVQQMYEEKSLSEASEDPSPGGLNPDPTDSRTLQEQMDELLQRCFLQALKCRVKKADLPLLTSTFLGSHMFSCCPEGRQLDIKKSSYRKLSKFLQQMQQEHIIQVKELSKGVESIVAVDWKHPRITSFVIPEPSPTSQTIQEGSREQPYHPPDIKSLYCVPASMTLLFQESGHKKGSILEGAEVRAIIISYAKKNDLVDADNKNLVKLDPVLCDCILEKNEQHTVMKLPWDSLLTRCLEKLQPAYQVTFPGQEPIVKKGKICPIDITLAQRASNKKVTVVRNLEAYGLDPCLVAAILQQRCQASTTVTPAPGAKDSLQVQIQGNQVHHLSWLLLEEYQLPRKYVQGLEKAPRPGKKK; this is encoded by the exons ATGTTTGCCAAGGCCTTTCGGGTTAAGTCCAACACGGCCATCAAAGGTTCGgacag GAGAAAGCTTCGGGCTGATGTGACAGCTGCTTTCCCCGCTCTTGGAACCGATCAGGTCTCTGAGTTAGTACCTGGAAAGGAAGAGTTCAACACTGTGAAGTTGTATGCTCACAGAGGGGATGCAGTGACTGTGTACGTGAGTGGTGGTAACCCCATCCTATTTGAACTGGAGAAAAATCTGTATCCCACAG TGTACACCCTGTGGTCCTATCCTGATCTCCTACCAACGTTCACAACATGGCCACTCGTGCTCGAAAAACTGGTAGGGGGAGCAG ATTTGATGCTGCCAGGATTAGTGGTGCCCCCTGCTGGTCTGCCTCAGGTACAGAGAGGTGATCTCTGTGCCATTGCCTTGGTGGGGAACAG AGCCCCTGTTGCCATTGGAGTTGCTGCCATGTCCACGGCTGAGATGCTGACTTCAGGCCTGAAGGGGAGGGGCTTCTCTGTGCTCCACACCTACCAGGACCACTTGTG GCGATCTGGAGACAAGTCCTCTCCACCGTCCATTGCTCCACTGGCCCTGGATCCCCTAGATCTCAGCGAAGAGAAGGGGTCTGTCCAGGCAGACCCCACCCTGCAGGAAGACATGAGGCGCTTGaccctggagggagaggaggaagagagtggGGAGGTTCAGCAGATGTATGAGGAGAAGTCCCTCTCAGAAGCCTCAGAAGACCCCAGCCCCGGGGGCCTGAACCCAGACCCCACAGATAGCAGGACCCTTCAAG AGCAAATGGATGAACTGTTGCAGCGATGCTTCTTGCAGGCTTTGAAGTGCCGAGTCAAAAAGGCTGACCTCCCTTTGCTCACCAGCACTTTCCTTGGCAGCCACATGTTCTCCTGCTG CCCTGAAGGACGACAACTGGACATAAAGAAGTCAAGCTACAGAAAG CTCTCTAAGTTCCTGCAGCAAATGCAGCAGGAGCACATTATACAGGTGAAGGAGCTGAGCAAAGGGGTGGAGAGCATTGTGGCTGTGGACTGGAAACACCCGAG GATCACATCTTTCGTCATACCCGAGCCCTCCCCGACCTCCCAGACTATCCAGGAGGGTAGCAGGGAACAGCCCTATCACCCTCCAGATATAAAATCCCTCTACTGTGTCCCAGCCAGCATGACCCTGCTCTTCCAGGAGTCTGGCCACAA GAAGGGGAGCATTCTCGAGGGCGCTGAGGTCCGAGCCATCATCATCAGCTACGCCAAGAAAAACGACCTGGTTGATGCAGACAACAAAAA tcTTGTGAAATTGGATCCCGTCCTATGTGACTGCATCTTAGAGAAAAACGAACAGCACACGGTCATGAAGCTTCCATGGGACAGTCTCCTGACCAG GTGTTTGGAGAAATTACAGCCTGCCTATCAAGTGACCTTTCCCGGACAAGAGCCCATTGTGAAGAAGGGCAAAATCTGCCCAATTGACATCACTCTAGCACAGAGAGCTTCTAataaaaag GTGACCGTGGTCCGGAATTTGGAGGCCTATGGTCTGGACCCGTGCTTGGTGGCTGCCATCCTCCAGCAGCGATGCCAGGCTAGCACCACCGTCACTCCGGCCCCAGGGGCCAAGGACAGCCTGCAGGTCCAGATCCAGGGAAACCAGGTCCACCACCTCAGCTGGCTGTTGCTTG AAGAGTATCAGCTTCCTCGAAAATATGTCCAAGGCCTAGAAAAGGCCCCCAGACCTGGCAAGAAGAAGTGA
- the EIF2D gene encoding eukaryotic translation initiation factor 2D isoform X1 has translation MFAKAFRVKSNTAIKGSDRRKLRADVTAAFPALGTDQVSELVPGKEEFNTVKLYAHRGDAVTVYVSGGNPILFELEKNLYPTVYTLWSYPDLLPTFTTWPLVLEKLVGGADLMLPGLVVPPAGLPQVQRGDLCAIALVGNRAPVAIGVAAMSTAEMLTSGLKGRGFSVLHTYQDHLWRSGDKSSPPSIAPLALDPLDLSEEKGSVQADPTLQEDMRRLTLEGEEEESGEVQQMYEEKSLSEASEDPSPGGLNPDPTDSRTLQEQMDELLQRCFLQALKCRVKKADLPLLTSTFLGSHMFSCWYGSPEGRQLDIKKSSYRKLSKFLQQMQQEHIIQVKELSKGVESIVAVDWKHPRITSFVIPEPSPTSQTIQEGSREQPYHPPDIKSLYCVPASMTLLFQESGHKKGSILEGAEVRAIIISYAKKNDLVDADNKNLVKLDPVLCDCILEKNEQHTVMKLPWDSLLTRCLEKLQPAYQVTFPGQEPIVKKGKICPIDITLAQRASNKKVTVVRNLEAYGLDPCLVAAILQQRCQASTTVTPAPGAKDSLQVQIQGNQVHHLSWLLLEEYQLPRKYVQGLEKAPRPGKKK, from the exons ATGTTTGCCAAGGCCTTTCGGGTTAAGTCCAACACGGCCATCAAAGGTTCGgacag GAGAAAGCTTCGGGCTGATGTGACAGCTGCTTTCCCCGCTCTTGGAACCGATCAGGTCTCTGAGTTAGTACCTGGAAAGGAAGAGTTCAACACTGTGAAGTTGTATGCTCACAGAGGGGATGCAGTGACTGTGTACGTGAGTGGTGGTAACCCCATCCTATTTGAACTGGAGAAAAATCTGTATCCCACAG TGTACACCCTGTGGTCCTATCCTGATCTCCTACCAACGTTCACAACATGGCCACTCGTGCTCGAAAAACTGGTAGGGGGAGCAG ATTTGATGCTGCCAGGATTAGTGGTGCCCCCTGCTGGTCTGCCTCAGGTACAGAGAGGTGATCTCTGTGCCATTGCCTTGGTGGGGAACAG AGCCCCTGTTGCCATTGGAGTTGCTGCCATGTCCACGGCTGAGATGCTGACTTCAGGCCTGAAGGGGAGGGGCTTCTCTGTGCTCCACACCTACCAGGACCACTTGTG GCGATCTGGAGACAAGTCCTCTCCACCGTCCATTGCTCCACTGGCCCTGGATCCCCTAGATCTCAGCGAAGAGAAGGGGTCTGTCCAGGCAGACCCCACCCTGCAGGAAGACATGAGGCGCTTGaccctggagggagaggaggaagagagtggGGAGGTTCAGCAGATGTATGAGGAGAAGTCCCTCTCAGAAGCCTCAGAAGACCCCAGCCCCGGGGGCCTGAACCCAGACCCCACAGATAGCAGGACCCTTCAAG AGCAAATGGATGAACTGTTGCAGCGATGCTTCTTGCAGGCTTTGAAGTGCCGAGTCAAAAAGGCTGACCTCCCTTTGCTCACCAGCACTTTCCTTGGCAGCCACATGTTCTCCTGCTGGTATGGAAG CCCTGAAGGACGACAACTGGACATAAAGAAGTCAAGCTACAGAAAG CTCTCTAAGTTCCTGCAGCAAATGCAGCAGGAGCACATTATACAGGTGAAGGAGCTGAGCAAAGGGGTGGAGAGCATTGTGGCTGTGGACTGGAAACACCCGAG GATCACATCTTTCGTCATACCCGAGCCCTCCCCGACCTCCCAGACTATCCAGGAGGGTAGCAGGGAACAGCCCTATCACCCTCCAGATATAAAATCCCTCTACTGTGTCCCAGCCAGCATGACCCTGCTCTTCCAGGAGTCTGGCCACAA GAAGGGGAGCATTCTCGAGGGCGCTGAGGTCCGAGCCATCATCATCAGCTACGCCAAGAAAAACGACCTGGTTGATGCAGACAACAAAAA tcTTGTGAAATTGGATCCCGTCCTATGTGACTGCATCTTAGAGAAAAACGAACAGCACACGGTCATGAAGCTTCCATGGGACAGTCTCCTGACCAG GTGTTTGGAGAAATTACAGCCTGCCTATCAAGTGACCTTTCCCGGACAAGAGCCCATTGTGAAGAAGGGCAAAATCTGCCCAATTGACATCACTCTAGCACAGAGAGCTTCTAataaaaag GTGACCGTGGTCCGGAATTTGGAGGCCTATGGTCTGGACCCGTGCTTGGTGGCTGCCATCCTCCAGCAGCGATGCCAGGCTAGCACCACCGTCACTCCGGCCCCAGGGGCCAAGGACAGCCTGCAGGTCCAGATCCAGGGAAACCAGGTCCACCACCTCAGCTGGCTGTTGCTTG AAGAGTATCAGCTTCCTCGAAAATATGTCCAAGGCCTAGAAAAGGCCCCCAGACCTGGCAAGAAGAAGTGA
- the EIF2D gene encoding eukaryotic translation initiation factor 2D isoform X4 translates to MLPGLVVPPAGLPQVQRGDLCAIALVGNRAPVAIGVAAMSTAEMLTSGLKGRGFSVLHTYQDHLWRSGDKSSPPSIAPLALDPLDLSEEKGSVQADPTLQEDMRRLTLEGEEEESGEVQQMYEEKSLSEASEDPSPGGLNPDPTDSRTLQEQMDELLQRCFLQALKCRVKKADLPLLTSTFLGSHMFSCCPEGRQLDIKKSSYRKLSKFLQQMQQEHIIQVKELSKGVESIVAVDWKHPRITSFVIPEPSPTSQTIQEGSREQPYHPPDIKSLYCVPASMTLLFQESGHKKGSILEGAEVRAIIISYAKKNDLVDADNKNLVKLDPVLCDCILEKNEQHTVMKLPWDSLLTRCLEKLQPAYQVTFPGQEPIVKKGKICPIDITLAQRASNKKVTVVRNLEAYGLDPCLVAAILQQRCQASTTVTPAPGAKDSLQVQIQGNQVHHLSWLLLEEYQLPRKYVQGLEKAPRPGKKK, encoded by the exons ATGCTGCCAGGATTAGTGGTGCCCCCTGCTGGTCTGCCTCAGGTACAGAGAGGTGATCTCTGTGCCATTGCCTTGGTGGGGAACAG AGCCCCTGTTGCCATTGGAGTTGCTGCCATGTCCACGGCTGAGATGCTGACTTCAGGCCTGAAGGGGAGGGGCTTCTCTGTGCTCCACACCTACCAGGACCACTTGTG GCGATCTGGAGACAAGTCCTCTCCACCGTCCATTGCTCCACTGGCCCTGGATCCCCTAGATCTCAGCGAAGAGAAGGGGTCTGTCCAGGCAGACCCCACCCTGCAGGAAGACATGAGGCGCTTGaccctggagggagaggaggaagagagtggGGAGGTTCAGCAGATGTATGAGGAGAAGTCCCTCTCAGAAGCCTCAGAAGACCCCAGCCCCGGGGGCCTGAACCCAGACCCCACAGATAGCAGGACCCTTCAAG AGCAAATGGATGAACTGTTGCAGCGATGCTTCTTGCAGGCTTTGAAGTGCCGAGTCAAAAAGGCTGACCTCCCTTTGCTCACCAGCACTTTCCTTGGCAGCCACATGTTCTCCTGCTG CCCTGAAGGACGACAACTGGACATAAAGAAGTCAAGCTACAGAAAG CTCTCTAAGTTCCTGCAGCAAATGCAGCAGGAGCACATTATACAGGTGAAGGAGCTGAGCAAAGGGGTGGAGAGCATTGTGGCTGTGGACTGGAAACACCCGAG GATCACATCTTTCGTCATACCCGAGCCCTCCCCGACCTCCCAGACTATCCAGGAGGGTAGCAGGGAACAGCCCTATCACCCTCCAGATATAAAATCCCTCTACTGTGTCCCAGCCAGCATGACCCTGCTCTTCCAGGAGTCTGGCCACAA GAAGGGGAGCATTCTCGAGGGCGCTGAGGTCCGAGCCATCATCATCAGCTACGCCAAGAAAAACGACCTGGTTGATGCAGACAACAAAAA tcTTGTGAAATTGGATCCCGTCCTATGTGACTGCATCTTAGAGAAAAACGAACAGCACACGGTCATGAAGCTTCCATGGGACAGTCTCCTGACCAG GTGTTTGGAGAAATTACAGCCTGCCTATCAAGTGACCTTTCCCGGACAAGAGCCCATTGTGAAGAAGGGCAAAATCTGCCCAATTGACATCACTCTAGCACAGAGAGCTTCTAataaaaag GTGACCGTGGTCCGGAATTTGGAGGCCTATGGTCTGGACCCGTGCTTGGTGGCTGCCATCCTCCAGCAGCGATGCCAGGCTAGCACCACCGTCACTCCGGCCCCAGGGGCCAAGGACAGCCTGCAGGTCCAGATCCAGGGAAACCAGGTCCACCACCTCAGCTGGCTGTTGCTTG AAGAGTATCAGCTTCCTCGAAAATATGTCCAAGGCCTAGAAAAGGCCCCCAGACCTGGCAAGAAGAAGTGA
- the EIF2D gene encoding eukaryotic translation initiation factor 2D isoform X3 — translation MLPGLVVPPAGLPQVQRGDLCAIALVGNRAPVAIGVAAMSTAEMLTSGLKGRGFSVLHTYQDHLWRSGDKSSPPSIAPLALDPLDLSEEKGSVQADPTLQEDMRRLTLEGEEEESGEVQQMYEEKSLSEASEDPSPGGLNPDPTDSRTLQEQMDELLQRCFLQALKCRVKKADLPLLTSTFLGSHMFSCWYGSPEGRQLDIKKSSYRKLSKFLQQMQQEHIIQVKELSKGVESIVAVDWKHPRITSFVIPEPSPTSQTIQEGSREQPYHPPDIKSLYCVPASMTLLFQESGHKKGSILEGAEVRAIIISYAKKNDLVDADNKNLVKLDPVLCDCILEKNEQHTVMKLPWDSLLTRCLEKLQPAYQVTFPGQEPIVKKGKICPIDITLAQRASNKKVTVVRNLEAYGLDPCLVAAILQQRCQASTTVTPAPGAKDSLQVQIQGNQVHHLSWLLLEEYQLPRKYVQGLEKAPRPGKKK, via the exons ATGCTGCCAGGATTAGTGGTGCCCCCTGCTGGTCTGCCTCAGGTACAGAGAGGTGATCTCTGTGCCATTGCCTTGGTGGGGAACAG AGCCCCTGTTGCCATTGGAGTTGCTGCCATGTCCACGGCTGAGATGCTGACTTCAGGCCTGAAGGGGAGGGGCTTCTCTGTGCTCCACACCTACCAGGACCACTTGTG GCGATCTGGAGACAAGTCCTCTCCACCGTCCATTGCTCCACTGGCCCTGGATCCCCTAGATCTCAGCGAAGAGAAGGGGTCTGTCCAGGCAGACCCCACCCTGCAGGAAGACATGAGGCGCTTGaccctggagggagaggaggaagagagtggGGAGGTTCAGCAGATGTATGAGGAGAAGTCCCTCTCAGAAGCCTCAGAAGACCCCAGCCCCGGGGGCCTGAACCCAGACCCCACAGATAGCAGGACCCTTCAAG AGCAAATGGATGAACTGTTGCAGCGATGCTTCTTGCAGGCTTTGAAGTGCCGAGTCAAAAAGGCTGACCTCCCTTTGCTCACCAGCACTTTCCTTGGCAGCCACATGTTCTCCTGCTGGTATGGAAG CCCTGAAGGACGACAACTGGACATAAAGAAGTCAAGCTACAGAAAG CTCTCTAAGTTCCTGCAGCAAATGCAGCAGGAGCACATTATACAGGTGAAGGAGCTGAGCAAAGGGGTGGAGAGCATTGTGGCTGTGGACTGGAAACACCCGAG GATCACATCTTTCGTCATACCCGAGCCCTCCCCGACCTCCCAGACTATCCAGGAGGGTAGCAGGGAACAGCCCTATCACCCTCCAGATATAAAATCCCTCTACTGTGTCCCAGCCAGCATGACCCTGCTCTTCCAGGAGTCTGGCCACAA GAAGGGGAGCATTCTCGAGGGCGCTGAGGTCCGAGCCATCATCATCAGCTACGCCAAGAAAAACGACCTGGTTGATGCAGACAACAAAAA tcTTGTGAAATTGGATCCCGTCCTATGTGACTGCATCTTAGAGAAAAACGAACAGCACACGGTCATGAAGCTTCCATGGGACAGTCTCCTGACCAG GTGTTTGGAGAAATTACAGCCTGCCTATCAAGTGACCTTTCCCGGACAAGAGCCCATTGTGAAGAAGGGCAAAATCTGCCCAATTGACATCACTCTAGCACAGAGAGCTTCTAataaaaag GTGACCGTGGTCCGGAATTTGGAGGCCTATGGTCTGGACCCGTGCTTGGTGGCTGCCATCCTCCAGCAGCGATGCCAGGCTAGCACCACCGTCACTCCGGCCCCAGGGGCCAAGGACAGCCTGCAGGTCCAGATCCAGGGAAACCAGGTCCACCACCTCAGCTGGCTGTTGCTTG AAGAGTATCAGCTTCCTCGAAAATATGTCCAAGGCCTAGAAAAGGCCCCCAGACCTGGCAAGAAGAAGTGA